A stretch of Mycobacteriales bacterium DNA encodes these proteins:
- a CDS encoding gamma-glutamylcyclotransferase family protein: protein MALYAAYGTNLDPAQMLERCPHSPSRGPGWLEGWRLTFGGED, encoded by the coding sequence GTGGCGCTCTATGCGGCGTACGGGACCAACCTGGACCCGGCGCAGATGCTCGAGCGCTGCCCGCATTCGCCGTCGCGCGGACCCGGCTGGCTGGAGGGGTGGCGGCTCACCTTCGGCGGTGAGGACC